The Anomaloglossus baeobatrachus isolate aAnoBae1 chromosome 10, aAnoBae1.hap1, whole genome shotgun sequence genome has a segment encoding these proteins:
- the LOC142254567 gene encoding uncharacterized protein LOC142254567: MEETTSLQSLSLFRQRIRRQPSKYNIFFRTKQKKTQPTRRSRRRKRRMGDDVEITENLRNVTFSSTIVHALIAEALTTLYPLFQGNSAYHNTYGITNNFPDHATSDTHLGLKSTQVRILTQVFMHRSEIGSYSSFIETTCPRSEPANSSTTILNLLNHKDSQGEYNWSLARLSEFLITHSDRVYANAIKDLVSKTSSTGANKLELWSFLDTPFLQDTPSVQNLFSCTEPETISP; this comes from the exons ATGGAGGAGACAACCAGTTTACAATCACTCAGCCTCTTCCGGCAGCGAATCCGGCGGCAGCCTTCCAAATACAACATCTTTTTTAGGACCAAGCAGAAGAAGACCCAACCAACGAGGCGGTCGAGGAGGCGGAAGCGGAGAATGGGGGATGACGTTGAGATCACAG AAAACCTAAGAAATGTCACATTTTCCTCTACCATTGTGCACGCACTAATAGCTG AGGCACTGACCACTCTGTACCCATTATTTCAAGGAAACTCAG CTTACCACAATACCTATGGCATTACTAATAACTTTCCGGACCATGCAACCTCTGACACACACCTTGGTTTGAAG AGTACACAAGTCAGAATACTTACTCAAGTGTTTATGCACAGAAGTGAAATAGGATCCTATAGCAGCTTTATTGAG ACCACTTGTCCCAGGTCTGAACCTGCCAATTCAAGTACTACTATACTGAACCTTCTAAACCACAAG GATTCACAAGGTGAATATAATTGGTCATTGGCCCGGCTTTCAGAATTTCTTATAACTCACTCTGACAGGGTGTACGCAAATGCCATTAAG GATCTGGTCTCTAAGACGTCCAGTACAGGAGCTAATAAACTAGAGTTGTGGTCCTTTCTAGATACTCCTTTTCTACAAGATACCCCTTCTGTACAAAATCTCTTTTCATGCACTGAACCTGAAACAATCTCCCCGTAG